The sequence below is a genomic window from Deltaproteobacteria bacterium.
GGACGCGAGCTTCCACAGCGCGTCCGCCCCATCGACCGCGAGAGCGCACGAATACCCCTCGTCGCCCAGAACCCCCTCGAGCGATTTCCGGATGCTGGCTTCGTCGTCGAAGACCAGGATCGTTCCGCGATCCGTCATGTGC
It includes:
- a CDS encoding DNA-binding response regulator, which translates into the protein MTDRGTILVFDDEASIRKSLEGVLGDEGYSCALAVDGADALWKLAS